Proteins found in one Arthrobacter pascens genomic segment:
- the dxs gene encoding 1-deoxy-D-xylulose-5-phosphate synthase gives MGILDTIRNPQDLNELSQTQLEQLAAEIRGFLVTNVSQTGGHLGPNLGVVELTMAVHRIFDSPRDSIVFDTGHQSYVHKLLTGRQDFSTLRQQGGMSGYPSRSESEHDILESSHASSSLSWADGISRARQLTGEGDRYVIAVVGDGALTGGMAWEAINNIAADKHRRVVIVVNDNGRSYAPTVGGFADYLASLRPTIDSFRAAPAYEGTLDWWKRRLQNGGPIGQFTYKSLHAMKKGIKDWWAPQGMFEDLGMKYIGPVDGHNLQAMEHALSTARNYAGPVIVHAMTEKGHGYAPARAHEADQFHAVGVIDPETGEPTGAAGAQSWTSVFAEEIAQIADEREDIVGITGAMLIPVGLHKFAAKHPDRVIDVGIAEQHALTSAAGMAFGGLHPVVAVYATFLNRAFDQLLMDVALHKAGVTIVLDRAGVTGPDGASHHGMWDMSMVQIVPGLHLAAPRDASRLREELREAVAINDAPSVVRYSKGTVGTEVDAIERLSDGVDVLARRPSGSTENDVLIVSVGAMSELALDVANRLGAQGISSTVVDPRWVLPVRRSIIALASHHRLVICIEDGVRAGGVGSRIRQEMRAAGVDTALNEVGLPAEFLDHGTRSQVLERVGLTAQQVTHDVVAQVLGTKVPFARPLPGQEHPTTGSLPIL, from the coding sequence TTGGGAATCTTGGACACCATCCGGAATCCGCAGGACCTGAACGAGTTGTCCCAAACGCAGCTGGAGCAACTGGCCGCTGAGATCAGGGGTTTCCTGGTCACCAACGTCTCGCAGACGGGTGGACACCTCGGCCCCAACCTCGGCGTCGTGGAACTCACCATGGCCGTACACCGCATTTTCGACTCGCCCCGGGACAGCATCGTCTTCGACACCGGCCACCAGTCATATGTGCACAAACTCCTCACCGGCCGCCAGGACTTCAGCACGCTGCGCCAGCAGGGCGGCATGTCCGGTTACCCGTCCCGCTCCGAGTCCGAGCACGACATCCTGGAAAGCTCACACGCCTCGTCGTCCCTGTCCTGGGCCGACGGCATCTCCCGTGCGCGGCAGCTCACCGGCGAGGGCGACCGGTACGTCATTGCCGTGGTGGGCGACGGCGCACTGACCGGAGGCATGGCCTGGGAGGCCATCAACAACATCGCCGCGGACAAGCACCGACGCGTAGTGATTGTGGTCAACGACAACGGCCGGTCGTACGCGCCGACGGTCGGCGGCTTTGCGGACTATCTGGCCTCGCTGCGTCCCACCATCGACTCTTTCCGCGCGGCCCCCGCCTACGAAGGCACCCTGGACTGGTGGAAGAGGAGGCTCCAGAACGGCGGCCCGATAGGCCAGTTCACGTATAAGAGCCTGCACGCCATGAAGAAGGGCATCAAGGACTGGTGGGCTCCGCAGGGAATGTTTGAAGACCTCGGCATGAAGTACATCGGCCCGGTGGACGGACACAACCTCCAGGCCATGGAGCACGCGCTGTCCACGGCCAGGAACTACGCCGGCCCGGTCATTGTGCATGCCATGACGGAGAAGGGCCACGGGTACGCACCGGCGCGTGCCCATGAAGCTGACCAGTTCCACGCAGTAGGCGTCATCGACCCCGAGACCGGAGAACCAACGGGCGCAGCCGGTGCCCAGTCATGGACCTCTGTCTTCGCTGAGGAAATCGCACAGATTGCCGACGAACGCGAAGACATCGTTGGCATCACCGGAGCAATGCTGATCCCTGTGGGGTTGCACAAATTCGCAGCGAAACACCCGGACCGCGTCATCGACGTCGGCATCGCGGAGCAGCACGCGCTGACCTCCGCTGCCGGAATGGCATTCGGCGGGCTACACCCGGTCGTCGCTGTATACGCCACCTTCCTCAACCGCGCCTTCGACCAGCTCTTGATGGATGTTGCCCTGCACAAGGCAGGTGTCACCATCGTCCTGGACCGGGCGGGTGTGACGGGACCGGACGGCGCAAGCCACCACGGCATGTGGGACATGTCCATGGTCCAGATCGTGCCGGGACTCCACCTCGCCGCACCGCGGGACGCCTCACGCCTGCGCGAAGAACTCCGCGAGGCAGTGGCCATCAACGATGCTCCCAGCGTGGTCCGGTACTCGAAAGGGACCGTGGGAACGGAAGTGGACGCGATCGAACGGCTGAGCGACGGCGTGGACGTGCTGGCCCGCAGGCCCTCGGGTTCCACCGAGAACGATGTCCTGATCGTAAGCGTGGGCGCCATGTCCGAACTCGCCCTGGATGTTGCCAACAGGCTCGGTGCCCAGGGCATCAGCAGCACGGTGGTGGATCCGCGCTGGGTACTGCCTGTGCGCCGTTCCATCATCGCCCTGGCATCCCATCACCGGCTGGTCATCTGCATCGAGGACGGCGTCCGCGCCGGCGGTGTGGGTTCACGGATCAGGCAGGAAATGCGGGCGGCCGGGGTGGACACCGCCCTGAACGAGGTTGGCCTGCCGGCGGAGTTCCTCGACCACGGCACCCGCAGCCAGGTGCTGGAGCGTGTCGGGCTCACTGCCCAGCAGGTAACACACGACGTCGTCGCCCAGGTTCTGGGAACCAAGGTCCCCTTTGCGCGTCCCCTGCCGGGTCAGGAACACCCCACCACCGGCAGTCTGCCGATTCTGTGA
- the acnA gene encoding aconitate hydratase AcnA — protein MSTVDSFGSKGKLNVAGTEYEIFRLNSVEGAENLPFSLKVLLENLLRTEDGANITADHVRALAGWDPNAQPDTEIQFTPARVIMQDFTGVPCVVDLATMREAVKELGGDPKRVNPLAPAEMVIDHSVQIDAFGNSGALERNMEIEYQRNGERYQFLRWGQTAFDDFKVVPPGTGIVHQVNIEYLARTVMTREVDGALRAYPDTCVGTDSHTTMVNGLGVLGWGVGGIEAEAAMLGQPVSMLIPRVVGFKLTGSIPAGATATDVVLTITEQLRKHGVVGKFVEFYGEGVAAVPLANRATIGNMSPEFGSTAAMFPIDDVTLDYLRLTGRSDQNVALVESYAKEQGLWHDPSREIKFSEYLELDLSTVVPSISGPKRPQDRIELTDAKEQFRKDIHNYVAIEDGSVDESLDESFPASDAPSFTHADSHTTETSRVVSAANGASGRPSTPVHIKTEDGREFELDHGAVSIASITSCTNTSNPSVMLAAALLARNAVDKGLASKPWVKTSVAPGSKVVTDYYEKSGLTPYLEKLGFYIVGYGCATCIGNSGPLDAEISEAIQANDLSVTAVLSGNRNFEGRINPDVKMNYLASPPLVIAYALAGSMDFDFDTDSLGQDQAGNDVFLKDIWPNPVEVQQVIDTSIDKDMFARGYEGVFDGDDRWKALDTPAGDTFAWDPKSTYVRKPPYFDGMKAQPEPVSDIAGARVLLKLGDSVTTDHISPAGSFKSDTPAGQYLLANGVERKDFNSYGSRRGNHEVMIRGTFANIRIKNQILDGVEGGFTRDFTQAGGPQAYVYDAAQNYQAAGTPLVVLAGKEYGSGSSRDWAAKGTALLGVKAVIAESYERIHRSNLIGMGVLPLQYPAGESAATLGLTGTEVFSVEGVTGLNEGITPKTLKVTAAGEDGSVKSFDAVLRIDTPGEADYYRNGGILQYVLRQISAN, from the coding sequence ATGAGCACTGTGGACAGCTTCGGTTCAAAAGGCAAACTTAATGTAGCCGGAACCGAATACGAAATTTTCCGGTTGAACTCCGTTGAAGGTGCAGAAAACCTTCCGTTCAGCCTCAAGGTATTGCTAGAAAACCTGTTGAGGACCGAGGACGGCGCGAACATCACTGCCGATCACGTCCGCGCCTTGGCAGGCTGGGACCCAAATGCCCAGCCCGATACAGAAATCCAGTTCACCCCTGCACGCGTGATCATGCAGGACTTCACCGGCGTACCCTGCGTTGTTGACCTGGCGACGATGCGTGAGGCAGTCAAGGAACTGGGCGGCGACCCCAAGCGGGTCAACCCGCTGGCACCCGCGGAAATGGTCATCGACCACTCCGTGCAGATCGACGCTTTCGGTAACTCCGGCGCGCTGGAGCGCAACATGGAGATCGAATACCAGCGCAACGGCGAGCGTTACCAGTTCCTTCGCTGGGGCCAGACGGCGTTTGATGACTTCAAGGTTGTTCCCCCGGGAACCGGCATCGTGCACCAGGTCAACATCGAGTACCTGGCCCGCACCGTGATGACCCGCGAGGTGGACGGTGCGCTCCGCGCCTACCCCGACACCTGCGTCGGCACCGACTCGCACACCACCATGGTCAACGGACTTGGTGTCCTGGGCTGGGGCGTCGGCGGCATTGAAGCCGAAGCAGCCATGCTGGGACAGCCTGTGTCCATGCTCATCCCCCGTGTTGTGGGCTTCAAGCTGACCGGATCCATCCCGGCCGGCGCCACCGCAACCGACGTGGTGCTCACCATCACTGAGCAGCTCCGCAAGCACGGTGTGGTGGGCAAGTTCGTCGAATTCTACGGCGAGGGCGTTGCGGCAGTGCCGCTGGCAAACCGCGCCACCATCGGCAACATGAGCCCGGAATTCGGCTCCACCGCCGCAATGTTCCCGATCGACGACGTCACATTGGACTACCTGCGGCTCACCGGCCGCTCGGACCAGAACGTTGCCCTCGTGGAGTCCTACGCCAAGGAACAGGGCCTCTGGCATGATCCGTCGCGTGAGATCAAGTTCTCCGAGTACCTCGAGCTGGACCTGTCCACGGTTGTTCCCTCCATCTCAGGCCCGAAGCGTCCCCAGGACCGCATCGAGCTCACTGATGCCAAGGAACAGTTCCGCAAGGACATCCACAACTACGTCGCCATCGAAGACGGCAGCGTGGACGAGTCCCTGGACGAATCCTTCCCGGCCTCCGATGCTCCGTCGTTCACGCACGCCGACTCGCACACCACCGAGACAAGCCGCGTCGTGTCCGCCGCGAACGGCGCGTCGGGACGCCCATCAACCCCGGTGCACATCAAGACCGAAGACGGCCGCGAGTTCGAGCTGGACCACGGAGCGGTTTCCATCGCCTCGATCACATCCTGCACCAACACGTCCAACCCGTCCGTGATGCTGGCCGCCGCACTGCTGGCCCGCAACGCCGTGGACAAGGGCCTGGCGTCCAAGCCGTGGGTCAAGACCTCCGTGGCTCCGGGCTCCAAAGTGGTCACCGACTACTACGAGAAGTCAGGCCTGACCCCCTACCTGGAGAAGCTCGGCTTCTACATCGTGGGCTACGGCTGCGCCACCTGCATCGGCAACTCCGGCCCGCTCGACGCCGAAATTTCCGAGGCCATCCAGGCCAACGACCTCTCCGTCACCGCCGTGCTCTCCGGTAACCGCAACTTCGAAGGCCGCATCAACCCGGACGTGAAGATGAACTACCTGGCCTCCCCGCCGCTGGTCATCGCCTACGCCCTGGCCGGATCTATGGACTTCGACTTCGACACGGACTCGCTCGGGCAGGACCAGGCCGGCAATGACGTCTTCCTGAAGGACATCTGGCCCAACCCGGTCGAGGTCCAGCAGGTCATTGATACCTCGATCGACAAGGACATGTTCGCCCGCGGCTACGAGGGCGTCTTCGACGGCGATGACCGCTGGAAGGCCCTCGATACCCCGGCCGGTGACACCTTCGCCTGGGATCCCAAATCCACGTACGTCCGGAAGCCCCCGTACTTCGACGGCATGAAGGCCCAGCCTGAGCCGGTATCGGACATCGCCGGCGCACGCGTGCTGCTGAAGCTGGGCGATTCGGTCACCACCGACCACATCTCCCCGGCCGGTTCCTTCAAGTCGGACACCCCGGCCGGCCAGTACCTCCTGGCCAACGGTGTGGAACGCAAGGACTTCAACTCCTACGGCTCACGCCGTGGCAACCACGAAGTCATGATCCGTGGCACGTTCGCCAATATCCGCATCAAGAACCAGATCCTGGACGGCGTTGAGGGTGGCTTCACCCGCGACTTCACCCAGGCCGGCGGCCCGCAGGCCTACGTCTACGACGCCGCCCAGAACTACCAGGCAGCCGGCACACCGCTGGTGGTCCTGGCGGGCAAAGAATACGGATCCGGATCATCGCGTGACTGGGCAGCGAAGGGCACCGCGCTCCTGGGCGTAAAGGCTGTCATCGCCGAAAGCTACGAGCGCATCCACCGCTCCAACCTGATCGGCATGGGCGTCCTGCCCCTGCAGTACCCGGCCGGAGAATCCGCAGCGACCCTGGGCCTCACCGGAACCGAGGTCTTCTCAGTGGAAGGCGTCACCGGGCTGAACGAAGGCATCACGCCCAAGACCCTCAAGGTCACCGCCGCCGGTGAAGACGGCTCCGTCAAGTCGTTCGACGCCGTGCTCCGCATCGACACTCCGGGCGAAGCGGACTACTACCGCAACGGTGGCATCCTGCAGTACGTTCTGCGCCAGATCTCCGCAAACTAG